Proteins from a single region of Streptococcus mitis:
- a CDS encoding polyprenyl synthetase family protein — protein MRKQEKLALVESALEDFYGDQQFSSSLRESVLYSIHAGGKRIRPFLLLEVLEALHIAIKPAHAQVAAALEMIHTGSLIHDDLPAMDDDDYRRGRLTNHKKFGEAMAILAGDALFLDPYALIAQADLPSQIKVDLIANLSLASGSLGMVAGQVLDMEGEHQHLSLEELQTIHANKTGKLLAYPFQAAAIIAELEPEMQAKLKTIGELIGLAFQVRDDVLDVTASFEEIGKTPQKDLQAEKSTYPALLGLEEAIAFCNQTLDQANAKLEEIAQQVSFETESIVKVVESLRING, from the coding sequence AGAGTCTGTTCTCTATTCTATTCATGCTGGTGGCAAGCGTATTCGGCCTTTTCTCTTGTTAGAAGTTTTGGAAGCCTTGCATATTGCCATCAAACCTGCTCACGCGCAGGTGGCCGCGGCCTTGGAAATGATTCATACAGGTAGTTTGATTCACGATGATCTTCCAGCTATGGATGATGATGATTACCGTCGGGGACGCTTGACCAATCACAAGAAATTCGGTGAAGCTATGGCCATTTTGGCTGGAGATGCTTTATTCCTAGATCCTTATGCCTTGATAGCGCAGGCAGATTTGCCAAGTCAGATCAAGGTGGACTTGATTGCCAATTTATCTCTTGCTTCAGGAAGTCTGGGTATGGTAGCAGGGCAGGTTTTGGACATGGAAGGCGAACACCAGCATTTGTCTTTGGAAGAACTCCAGACCATTCATGCCAATAAGACTGGAAAATTACTAGCCTATCCCTTCCAAGCAGCAGCCATCATAGCCGAATTGGAACCTGAAATGCAGGCAAAACTGAAAACTATTGGGGAATTGATTGGACTTGCTTTTCAAGTTCGAGACGATGTACTGGATGTGACCGCTAGTTTTGAGGAAATCGGCAAGACACCACAAAAGGATTTGCAGGCTGAAAAATCAACCTATCCTGCTTTGTTGGGCTTGGAAGAAGCTATTGCCTTTTGTAACCAAACTCTGGATCAAGCTAATGCCAAATTAGAAGAAATTGCCCAGCAGGTTTCCTTTGAAACAGAATCGATTGTAAAAGTAGTAGAAAGTTTGAGAATCAATGGCTAA
- a CDS encoding TlyA family RNA methyltransferase produces MAKERVDVLAYKQGLFETREQAKRGVMAGLVVAVLNGERFDKPGEKIPDDTELKLKGEKLKYVSRGGLKLEKALQVFDLSVDGATTIDIGASTGGFTDVMLQNGAELVFAVDVGTNQLAWKLRQDPRVVSMEQFNFRYAEKTDFEQEPSFASIDVSFISLSLILPALHRVLANQGQVVALVKPQFEAGREQIGKNGIIRDAKVHQNVLESVTAMAVEEGFSVLGLDFSPIQGGHGNIEFLAYLKKEESASNQVLAEIAEVVERAHSQFKNE; encoded by the coding sequence ATGGCTAAGGAAAGAGTGGATGTACTAGCTTATAAACAGGGCTTGTTTGAAACGAGAGAACAAGCCAAGCGCGGCGTCATGGCTGGTCTAGTCGTAGCAGTCCTTAATGGAGAACGGTTTGATAAACCAGGAGAGAAAATTCCAGACGACACCGAGCTAAAACTCAAGGGGGAGAAACTCAAGTATGTCAGCCGTGGTGGTTTAAAACTGGAAAAGGCCTTGCAGGTCTTTGATTTGTCAGTTGATGGAGCGACCACAATTGATATCGGTGCTTCTACTGGTGGCTTTACCGATGTTATGTTGCAGAATGGTGCTGAACTTGTTTTTGCAGTTGATGTCGGTACCAATCAGTTGGCTTGGAAATTACGCCAAGACCCGCGGGTTGTCAGTATGGAGCAATTCAATTTCCGCTATGCTGAAAAGACTGATTTCGAGCAGGAACCGAGCTTTGCCAGTATTGATGTGAGTTTCATTTCCCTAAGTCTTATTTTGCCGGCCTTGCACCGTGTGTTGGCTAATCAGGGTCAGGTTGTGGCTTTGGTTAAGCCCCAGTTTGAAGCAGGACGTGAGCAAATCGGGAAAAATGGAATTATTCGAGATGCTAAGGTTCATCAGAATGTCCTTGAATCTGTCACAGCTATGGCAGTAGAGGAAGGTTTTTCAGTCCTTGGTTTGGATTTTTCTCCCATCCAAGGTGGTCATGGAAATATTGAGTTTTTAGCGTATTTGAAAAAAGAAGAGTCAGCAAGCAATCAGGTTCTTGCTGAGATTGCAGAAGTAGTAGAGAGGGCGCATAGTCAATTTAAAAATGAATAA
- a CDS encoding arginine repressor produces the protein MNKKERLEKIRRFVTDYQIGTQEEIVEHLKEAGITATQATVSRDIKELGIVKIPLRDNTYVYELPKSIVKSLQLAEDNIESAELMDKMINLQVIPGNTAFVKAQLIETFADKIFSCLADDSSILVIARSENLAEEIFEQVKNW, from the coding sequence ATGAATAAAAAAGAGAGACTTGAAAAAATTAGACGATTTGTGACAGATTATCAAATCGGTACGCAAGAAGAAATCGTAGAACATTTGAAAGAGGCAGGAATCACTGCCACTCAAGCAACAGTATCACGAGATATCAAAGAGTTAGGCATTGTCAAAATTCCTTTGAGAGACAACACCTATGTCTATGAATTGCCAAAATCAATCGTAAAAAGTTTGCAACTGGCTGAAGACAATATCGAATCGGCTGAATTGATGGATAAGATGATTAATCTCCAAGTCATCCCAGGAAATACTGCTTTTGTAAAAGCTCAGTTAATCGAGACTTTTGCGGACAAGATTTTTAGCTGTTTGGCTGATGATAGTTCGATTTTAGTCATTGCCAGAAGTGAAAATCTAGCTGAGGAAATCTTTGAACAAGTAAAAAATTGGTAG
- the recN gene encoding DNA repair protein RecN, with protein sequence MLLEISIKNFAIIEAISLNFEKGMTVLTGETGAGKSIIIDAMNMMLGARATTDVIRHGAPKAEIEGLFSVENSRLLQEIFDEQGLEMGDEIIIRREILQNGRSISRVNGQMVNLSVLRAIGQHLVDIHGQHDQEELMRPQLHIQMLDEFGDTGFWALKETYQTSFDAYRKMRKQVLEVKKNQQEHKARIEMLEFQMAEIEAANLQAGEDLSLNQERDKLLNHKNIADTLTNAYSMLDNEDFSSLANVRSAMNDMESVEEYDPEYREISSSLSETYYVLEDISKRLEAIIEDLDFDGNRLMQVENRLDLLHTITRKYGETVDDVLLYFAKITEEYNLLTGNNLSSEDMEAELKKLEVNLVDLAGQLASARHDLAQQLEAEIKQELQDLYMEKAQFQVRFSKGKFSREGNETVEFYISTNPGEDFKPLVKVASGGELSRLMLAIKSAFSRKEGKTSIVFDEVDTGVSGRVAQAIAQKIHKIGQHGQVLAISHLPQVIAIADYQFFIEKISNEHSTVSTVRLLTVEERVEEVAKMLAGDDVTEAALTQARELLRNREK encoded by the coding sequence ATGTTACTTGAAATTTCGATAAAAAACTTTGCCATTATTGAGGCTATTTCCCTCAATTTTGAAAAGGGAATGACTGTCCTGACTGGTGAAACGGGTGCAGGGAAGTCGATTATCATTGATGCCATGAATATGATGTTGGGAGCTCGTGCTACGACAGATGTTATTCGTCATGGTGCGCCAAAGGCAGAGATTGAGGGGCTTTTCTCAGTTGAGAATAGTCGCCTTTTACAGGAAATTTTTGATGAGCAAGGTTTGGAAATGGGGGATGAGATTATCATCCGTCGGGAAATTCTGCAAAATGGTCGTAGTATCAGCCGTGTCAATGGTCAGATGGTTAATCTGTCTGTTTTGCGCGCTATTGGGCAACATCTGGTAGATATTCATGGTCAGCATGACCAAGAGGAGTTAATGCGTCCCCAACTGCATATTCAAATGTTGGATGAATTTGGTGATACAGGCTTTTGGGCCTTGAAAGAAACCTATCAAACGAGTTTTGATGCCTATCGAAAAATGCGTAAGCAGGTTCTGGAAGTCAAGAAAAACCAACAGGAACACAAGGCACGTATTGAAATGTTGGAATTTCAAATGGCAGAGATTGAGGCGGCAAACTTGCAGGCTGGAGAAGACCTGTCTCTCAACCAAGAGCGTGATAAACTTCTTAATCATAAAAATATTGCGGATACGCTGACCAATGCGTACAGTATGTTGGACAATGAAGACTTTTCAAGTCTGGCCAATGTTCGTTCAGCCATGAATGACATGGAAAGTGTTGAAGAGTACGACCCTGAATACCGTGAAATTTCAAGCTCTTTGTCTGAGACATACTATGTCTTAGAAGACATTAGCAAGCGTTTGGAAGCTATTATTGAGGACCTTGATTTTGATGGCAATCGTCTCATGCAGGTCGAGAATCGTTTGGACCTCCTTCATACTATTACCCGTAAGTATGGTGAGACTGTTGATGATGTCTTGCTTTATTTTGCTAAAATTACAGAAGAATACAATCTCTTGACAGGCAATAACCTTTCTTCTGAGGACATGGAAGCAGAGCTTAAGAAGTTGGAAGTTAATCTTGTCGATTTGGCAGGTCAGCTTGCCTCTGCTCGTCATGATTTGGCCCAGCAGCTCGAAGCTGAGATTAAACAAGAACTTCAAGACCTTTATATGGAAAAAGCCCAGTTTCAGGTTCGTTTTAGCAAGGGCAAATTCAGTCGTGAGGGCAATGAAACGGTCGAGTTTTACATTTCAACCAATCCTGGCGAAGACTTTAAACCCTTGGTCAAGGTTGCGTCTGGTGGGGAATTATCTCGTCTCATGCTAGCTATTAAATCTGCCTTTTCTCGTAAAGAAGGTAAGACCAGCATTGTCTTTGATGAGGTGGATACGGGAGTTTCAGGTCGTGTAGCTCAGGCCATCGCGCAGAAGATTCACAAGATTGGTCAGCATGGTCAGGTTCTTGCTATTTCCCATTTACCACAAGTGATTGCGATTGCGGATTATCAGTTCTTTATTGAGAAGATTAGCAATGAGCATTCAACGGTTTCGACTGTTCGTCTCTTGACGGTTGAAGAGCGAGTGGAGGAAGTTGCCAAGATGTTGGCTGGTGATGATGTGACGGAAGCAGCCCTGACGCAAGCTAGAGAATTGTTGAGAAACAGGGAGAAATAA
- a CDS encoding metallophosphoesterase family protein — MTDYYVIGDVHGKAGMLEDLLKTWDGQTQLLFLGDLIDRGEDSRRVLEMVKDLVDNQGAICLSGNHEYMFLTWLDDPEESYDHYRRNGGDTTINSILGRPLNAPVDGVEDAKRVATEAADLVEFIRQMPFVVETDKYIFVHAGIDLTLDDWHETTDYKKVWLRKPFHEAENHTGKTIVFGHTPVYGLLKQERGTAELWTTEDGKIGMDGGAVYGGVLHGIVFTDQGMTEHHFIENDGFVAED, encoded by the coding sequence ATGACAGACTATTATGTAATTGGAGACGTTCACGGAAAAGCTGGGATGCTAGAAGACCTTCTCAAAACATGGGATGGTCAGACCCAGTTGCTCTTTCTAGGTGATTTGATTGACCGTGGTGAGGATAGTCGCCGTGTTCTAGAGATGGTTAAGGACTTAGTGGACAATCAAGGGGCGATCTGTTTGTCAGGAAATCACGAGTATATGTTTTTGACTTGGCTCGATGACCCAGAAGAAAGTTATGACCACTATCGTCGTAATGGTGGAGATACAACCATTAACTCTATCCTAGGTCGTCCCTTGAATGCACCAGTTGATGGAGTGGAGGATGCCAAGCGTGTCGCTACTGAAGCGGCAGATTTGGTCGAATTTATTCGTCAAATGCCATTTGTGGTAGAGACAGATAAGTATATCTTTGTTCATGCAGGTATTGATTTGACCTTGGATGACTGGCATGAAACAACAGATTACAAGAAAGTCTGGCTTAGAAAACCATTCCACGAAGCCGAAAATCATACTGGAAAAACCATTGTTTTCGGACATACACCAGTTTATGGTTTACTGAAGCAAGAACGAGGTACAGCTGAGCTTTGGACGACAGAAGATGGTAAGATTGGGATGGACGGAGGAGCTGTTTATGGTGGTGTCCTTCATGGAATTGTTTTTACAGACCAAGGAATGACAGAACACCACTTTATCGAAAATGACGGCTTTGTCGCTGAAGATTAG
- the lepA gene encoding translation elongation factor 4, with protein sequence MNLEELKQRQEKIRNFSIIAHIDHGKSTLADRILEKTETVSSREMQAQLLDSMDLERERGITIKLNAIELNYTAKDGETYIFHLIDTPGHVDFTYEVSRSLAACEGAILVVDAAQGIEAQTLANVYLALDNDLEIMPVINKIDLPAADPERVRTEIEDVIGLDASEAVLASAKAGIGIEEILEQIVEKVPAPTGDVTAPLKALIFDSVYDAYRGVILQVRVMDGVVKPGDKIQLMSNGKTFDVTEVGIFTPKAVGRDFLATGDVGYIAASIKTVQDTRVGDTVTLATNPAAEPLHGYKQMNPMVFAGLYPIESNKYNDLREALEKLQLNDASLQFEPETSQALGFGFRCGFLGLLHMDVIQERLEREFNIDLIMTAPSVIYKVNLTDGESMDVSNPSEFPDPTKIATIEEPYVKAQIMVPQEFVGAVMELAQRKRGDFVTMDYIDDNRVNVIYQIPLAEIVFDFFDKLKSSTRGYASFDYELSEYRPSKLVKMDILLNGDKVDALSFIVHKDFAYERGKLIVDKLKKIIPRQQFEVPIQAAIGHKIVARTDIKALRKNVLAKCYGGDVSRKRKLLEKQKAGKKRMKAIGSVEVPQEAFLSVLSMDEE encoded by the coding sequence ATGAATTTAGAAGAATTGAAACAACGACAGGAGAAGATCCGTAACTTCTCTATTATTGCCCATATTGACCACGGTAAGTCGACTCTAGCAGACCGCATTTTGGAAAAGACAGAGACAGTTTCAAGCCGTGAAATGCAGGCCCAGCTTTTGGATAGCATGGATCTAGAGCGGGAACGTGGGATTACTATTAAACTCAATGCTATCGAGCTCAATTATACTGCAAAAGATGGGGAAACTTATATTTTCCACTTAATTGACACGCCGGGGCACGTGGATTTTACCTATGAAGTTTCACGTTCGCTAGCTGCCTGTGAGGGTGCTATTTTGGTGGTCGATGCTGCCCAAGGAATTGAGGCTCAAACTCTTGCCAATGTTTATCTAGCCTTGGACAATGATTTGGAAATCATGCCAGTCATTAACAAAATTGACCTGCCAGCTGCAGATCCAGAGCGCGTGCGTACAGAAATTGAGGACGTCATTGGTTTGGATGCTAGCGAAGCAGTCTTAGCATCAGCTAAAGCTGGTATTGGTATCGAAGAAATTCTTGAGCAAATCGTAGAAAAAGTGCCAGCACCAACGGGTGATGTGACGGCGCCGCTTAAAGCCTTGATTTTTGACTCTGTTTACGATGCTTACCGCGGGGTTATTCTCCAAGTTCGCGTTATGGATGGAGTGGTCAAACCTGGCGATAAGATTCAGCTCATGAGCAATGGCAAGACCTTTGATGTTACGGAAGTCGGTATTTTCACACCAAAAGCAGTTGGTCGTGATTTCCTTGCGACTGGTGACGTTGGTTATATTGCGGCTTCTATTAAGACGGTTCAGGACACTCGTGTGGGTGATACCGTTACCTTGGCAACCAATCCTGCTGCAGAGCCCTTACATGGTTACAAGCAGATGAATCCTATGGTCTTTGCGGGTCTCTATCCAATCGAGTCAAACAAGTACAATGATCTACGTGAAGCGCTTGAAAAATTGCAACTGAATGATGCTAGTCTTCAGTTTGAACCAGAAACATCTCAGGCACTTGGATTTGGTTTCCGTTGTGGTTTCCTTGGACTTCTCCATATGGATGTTATCCAAGAGCGTTTAGAGCGTGAGTTTAACATTGACCTCATCATGACAGCGCCGTCTGTTATCTATAAGGTTAATTTGACTGACGGTGAATCAATGGATGTGTCAAACCCGTCTGAGTTCCCAGACCCAACCAAGATTGCGACCATTGAAGAGCCTTATGTTAAGGCGCAGATTATGGTACCACAGGAGTTCGTCGGAGCAGTAATGGAATTGGCTCAGCGCAAGCGTGGGGACTTTGTGACTATGGACTATATCGATGATAATCGTGTTAATGTCATCTATCAAATTCCACTTGCTGAAATCGTCTTTGACTTCTTTGATAAACTTAAATCTTCGACACGTGGTTATGCAAGCTTTGACTACGAATTGTCAGAGTATCGCCCATCTAAGCTGGTGAAAATGGATATCCTTCTCAATGGAGACAAGGTGGATGCCCTCAGCTTTATCGTTCACAAGGACTTTGCCTACGAACGTGGGAAACTCATCGTTGATAAGCTCAAGAAAATCATCCCTCGTCAACAATTTGAAGTTCCGATTCAAGCAGCAATTGGACACAAGATTGTGGCTCGTACTGATATCAAGGCTCTTCGTAAGAACGTACTTGCTAAGTGTTATGGTGGAGACGTTTCTCGTAAACGTAAACTCCTTGAAAAACAAAAAGCTGGTAAGAAACGTATGAAAGCTATCGGATCAGTAGAAGTTCCGCAAGAAGCCTTCCTTAGCGTCTTGAGTATGGATGAAGAATAA